A stretch of the Halomonas sp. CH40 genome encodes the following:
- a CDS encoding extracellular solute-binding protein, whose translation MKRRDVLKAGGAGLLLGTAGFPAIVKAFNRPPTLRVVGTHVTLQEPIRRRAEQDLGINIEFYPGGSAEVLLKAATDPGAFDLYEQWTNSIRVLWQANTIQPIDTRRLTYWKDINNLPKTGKISPAARVGQGDAPHRLLYAQPDGTLGHTPTDTISFLPYAHNVDAFGYRTDVIEEGIPYETESWGWLLDKQQRGRVAIINEPSIGLFDLALAAQSKGLMQFGDIGNMSRQEVDQLFEILVDYKRQGQFRGFWSSVPHSVDLMARNEVDIASMFSPAAFRLRGMGIPCAYAAPKEGYRAWYGVMCLSSAVNSERKELAYAFMNWWLSGWPGAFIARQGYYIANPQQARQYLNADEWNFWYEGKPAENSIPGTDGLEVAVPGEVRRGGSYQTRFERVSVWNTVMDTYEYSLTKWRDLLLA comes from the coding sequence TTGAAACGTCGCGATGTGTTGAAGGCAGGTGGGGCCGGTTTGCTGCTGGGAACAGCAGGCTTTCCTGCCATTGTGAAAGCATTCAACCGCCCGCCGACCCTGCGCGTTGTAGGAACCCATGTCACGCTTCAGGAGCCTATAAGGCGCCGGGCGGAGCAGGACCTTGGTATCAATATCGAGTTTTATCCTGGTGGCAGTGCTGAAGTGCTGCTGAAGGCAGCGACAGACCCAGGTGCCTTTGATCTCTATGAGCAATGGACGAACAGTATTCGCGTACTTTGGCAGGCCAATACCATCCAACCGATTGACACTCGGCGCCTGACCTACTGGAAAGACATCAATAACCTGCCCAAAACCGGCAAGATCTCACCGGCGGCGCGGGTGGGCCAGGGCGATGCACCTCATCGGCTGCTGTATGCCCAGCCGGATGGCACCCTGGGGCATACCCCCACTGACACCATCAGCTTTCTGCCCTATGCCCATAATGTAGATGCCTTCGGTTACCGCACTGATGTTATTGAAGAAGGCATTCCCTATGAAACCGAAAGCTGGGGGTGGTTACTGGACAAGCAACAGCGTGGCCGGGTGGCAATTATCAACGAGCCGAGCATCGGCCTGTTTGACCTGGCGCTGGCCGCCCAGAGCAAAGGCCTGATGCAGTTTGGTGATATTGGCAACATGAGCCGGCAGGAAGTCGATCAGCTGTTTGAGATTCTGGTTGATTACAAGCGCCAAGGTCAGTTTCGCGGTTTCTGGTCATCGGTGCCCCACTCTGTTGATCTTATGGCAAGAAACGAAGTGGATATCGCCAGCATGTTTTCTCCAGCGGCCTTTCGCCTGCGCGGCATGGGGATTCCTTGTGCCTATGCCGCCCCCAAGGAAGGCTACCGTGCCTGGTATGGCGTCATGTGCCTGTCATCTGCTGTCAATTCAGAGCGCAAGGAACTTGCTTACGCCTTTATGAACTGGTGGCTTTCCGGGTGGCCCGGTGCCTTCATTGCCCGGCAGGGCTACTATATTGCTAATCCTCAGCAGGCCAGGCAGTACCTCAATGCGGATGAGTGGAACTTCTGGTATGAAGGCAAACCTGCTGAAAACTCGATACCGGGAACCGATGGGCTAGAAGTCGCAGTGCCCGGCGAAGTGCGCCGGGGAGGAAGTTATCAGACCCGGTTCGAAAGGGTATCGGTCTGGAACACGGTCATGGATACCTATGAATACTCCTTAACCAAATGGAGAGATCTATTGCTGGCATAA
- a CDS encoding ATP-binding protein gives MGDRQRLYQLFEILLDNACRYRQAEKYLYVKLWSEEGPNHWQVFIQDNRVGIAPEHNDQAFSLFIRLMADSEPPGACHGSSDSAPTGWQAEY, from the coding sequence ATGGGTGATCGTCAGCGACTGTATCAACTTTTCGAGATACTTTTGGATAATGCCTGCCGCTATCGTCAGGCTGAAAAGTATCTCTATGTTAAACTATGGTCAGAAGAAGGACCCAATCACTGGCAGGTATTCATTCAGGATAACCGTGTGGGGATTGCCCCGGAGCATAATGATCAGGCATTTTCACTGTTCATCCGCCTGATGGCCGATAGCGAGCCGCCCGGGGCCTGCCATGGCTCGTCAGATAGTGCGCCAACTGGATGGCAAGCTGAGTATTGA